The Streptomyces sp. NBC_00162 genome window below encodes:
- a CDS encoding primosomal protein N' produces the protein MVAEAKAKAPKAKPRTWRGAAVAEELPVARVLVNKGVLHLDRLFDYAVPAELSESAQPGVRVRVRFGAGSHRVHGGRREGGGLIDGFIVERRAESDYNGALAALAQVVSPEVVLGPRMLALARAVADRYAGSLADVLQLALPPRNARAEAKPSPEPLPPPAAPEPGGWQRYGSGPAFLRALSTGAAPRAVWTALPGPGWADELARAIAATLASGRGALAVVPDGRTAARLDTALTALLGEGRHALLTAESGPEKRYREWLAVSRGSVRAVVGTRAAMFAPVRDLGLVAVWDDGDSSHSDDRAPFPHVREVLELRAVTDGCGFLAGSTSCTVEAAQLVESGWARPLVADRETVRQYAPRIRTVGDELLARDGAARAARLPSLAWETVREGLKTGPVLVQVPRRGYVPRLACERCRTPARCTVCAGPLEAPDERDLQCGWCGRPEPSWHCEECGSFRLRAQVVGARRTAEELGRAFPAVPVRTSGRDHVLDEVPDRPALVVCTPGAEPVAAGAGYAAALLLDGWAMLTRPDLRAGEDALRRWIAAASLVRGEGQVVVVAEPTLRPVQALVRWDPVGHAVRELAERAQLGFPPVSRMAAVAGRGEVVEAFLAGAGLPPDAEILGPVPLVGRRGEASPGERALVRVPPGSGAALAAALKSAQAARMARGLPASESVRVRIDPLDIG, from the coding sequence ATGGTCGCCGAGGCGAAGGCCAAGGCGCCCAAGGCGAAGCCCCGCACCTGGCGCGGAGCCGCCGTCGCCGAGGAACTTCCCGTTGCCCGCGTCCTCGTGAACAAGGGCGTGCTCCACCTCGACCGGCTCTTCGACTACGCCGTCCCCGCCGAACTCTCCGAGTCCGCCCAGCCCGGCGTCCGCGTCCGGGTCCGCTTCGGCGCCGGCTCCCACCGGGTGCACGGCGGCCGCCGGGAGGGCGGCGGGCTCATCGACGGCTTCATCGTCGAGCGGCGCGCCGAGTCCGACTACAACGGAGCCCTCGCCGCCCTCGCCCAGGTCGTCTCGCCCGAGGTGGTGCTCGGCCCGCGGATGCTGGCCCTGGCCCGGGCCGTCGCCGACCGGTACGCCGGCAGCCTGGCCGACGTACTCCAGCTCGCCCTGCCTCCGCGCAATGCCCGCGCCGAGGCCAAGCCCTCACCGGAGCCGCTGCCCCCGCCCGCCGCGCCCGAGCCCGGCGGCTGGCAGCGGTACGGATCCGGGCCCGCCTTCCTGCGCGCCCTCTCCACCGGCGCCGCCCCGCGCGCCGTCTGGACCGCCCTGCCCGGCCCCGGCTGGGCCGACGAGCTGGCCCGCGCCATCGCCGCCACCCTCGCCTCCGGGCGCGGGGCCCTCGCCGTGGTCCCCGACGGGCGCACCGCCGCCCGCCTGGACACGGCGCTCACCGCTCTGCTCGGCGAAGGGCGGCACGCGCTGCTGACCGCCGAGTCCGGGCCGGAGAAGCGCTACCGCGAGTGGCTCGCCGTGAGCCGGGGCTCGGTGCGGGCCGTCGTCGGCACCCGGGCGGCGATGTTCGCCCCCGTACGCGACCTCGGGCTGGTCGCCGTCTGGGACGACGGGGACTCCAGCCACAGCGACGACCGCGCCCCTTTCCCGCACGTCCGCGAGGTACTGGAACTGCGCGCGGTCACCGACGGCTGCGGGTTCCTGGCCGGGAGCACGAGCTGCACCGTGGAGGCCGCACAGCTCGTCGAGTCCGGGTGGGCGCGGCCGCTGGTCGCGGACCGGGAGACGGTGCGCCAGTACGCCCCGCGGATCCGGACGGTGGGCGACGAACTGCTGGCCCGCGACGGGGCGGCCCGGGCCGCGCGCCTGCCGAGCCTGGCATGGGAGACCGTACGGGAGGGGCTCAAGACCGGGCCGGTGCTGGTCCAGGTGCCGCGGCGGGGCTACGTGCCCCGGCTGGCGTGCGAGCGGTGCCGTACGCCGGCCCGCTGCACGGTCTGCGCCGGGCCGCTGGAGGCCCCCGACGAGCGGGACCTCCAGTGCGGCTGGTGCGGGCGGCCCGAGCCGTCCTGGCACTGCGAGGAGTGCGGGTCGTTCCGGCTGCGGGCCCAGGTGGTCGGCGCGCGGCGGACGGCCGAGGAACTGGGGAGGGCCTTCCCGGCCGTGCCCGTCCGGACGTCCGGGCGCGACCACGTCCTGGACGAGGTGCCGGACCGGCCGGCGCTGGTGGTGTGCACCCCCGGGGCGGAGCCGGTCGCGGCGGGCGCCGGGTACGCGGCGGCGCTGCTGCTCGACGGCTGGGCCATGCTGACCCGGCCCGACCTGCGGGCCGGGGAGGACGCGCTGCGGCGCTGGATCGCCGCCGCCTCGCTGGTACGGGGGGAGGGGCAGGTCGTCGTGGTCGCCGAGCCGACGCTGCGGCCGGTCCAGGCGCTGGTGCGGTGGGATCCGGTGGGCCATGCCGTACGGGAGCTCGCGGAGCGGGCCCAGCTCGGGTTCCCGCCGGTGTCCCGGATGGCGGCGGTGGCCGGCCGGGGCGAGGTCGTGGAGGCCTTCCTGGCCGGGGCCGGGCTGCCGCCGGACGCGGAGATCCTCGGCCCGGTGCCGCTGGTGGGGCGGCGGGGGGAGGCCAGTCCCGGGGAGCGGGCGCTGGTCCGGGTCCCGCCGGGCAGCGGGGCGGCCTTGGCGGCGGCCCTCAAGTCGGCGCAGGCGGCCCGTATGGCACGGGGACTCCCGGCGTCGGAGTCGGTCCGGGTCCGCATCGACCCGCTCGACATCGGCTGA
- a CDS encoding quinone-dependent dihydroorotate dehydrogenase — MYKLFFNLVFKRMDPEQAHYLAFRWIRLAARVPVLRTFVAAWLAPRFKELRTEALGLRMHGPFGLAAGFDKNAVAIDGMSMLGFDHIEIGTVTAEAQPGNPKKRLFRLVPDRALINRMGFNNEGSAAVAARLAARTPVFNTVVGVNIGKTKVVPEEEAVADYVASTERLARHADYLVVNVSSPNTPGLRNLQATESLRPLLSAVREAADRVVTDRRVPLLVKIAPDLADEDVDAVADLALELGLDGIIATNTTIAREGLGLTSSPELVKETGGLSGAPVKARSLEVLRRLYARVGDRLVLVGVGGVETAEDAWQRILAGATLVQGYSAFIYEGPFYARAIHKGLAARLANSPYATLAEAVGAETRKAAK, encoded by the coding sequence ATGTACAAACTGTTCTTCAACCTCGTCTTCAAGCGCATGGACCCGGAGCAGGCCCACTACCTGGCCTTCCGGTGGATCCGCCTCGCAGCCCGCGTCCCGGTGCTGCGGACCTTCGTCGCGGCCTGGCTCGCCCCGCGCTTCAAGGAACTGCGCACCGAGGCCCTCGGCCTGCGGATGCACGGCCCCTTCGGCCTCGCCGCGGGCTTCGACAAGAACGCGGTCGCCATCGACGGGATGTCGATGCTCGGCTTCGACCACATCGAGATCGGCACCGTCACCGCCGAGGCGCAGCCGGGCAACCCCAAGAAGCGGCTGTTCCGGCTGGTGCCGGACCGCGCGCTGATCAACCGCATGGGCTTCAACAACGAGGGCTCGGCGGCCGTCGCCGCCCGCCTGGCCGCCCGTACGCCGGTCTTCAACACGGTGGTCGGCGTCAACATCGGCAAGACCAAGGTCGTGCCCGAGGAGGAGGCGGTGGCGGACTACGTCGCTTCGACCGAGCGCCTCGCCCGGCACGCCGACTACCTCGTCGTGAACGTCTCCTCGCCCAACACCCCCGGGCTGCGCAACCTCCAGGCGACGGAGTCGCTGCGCCCGCTGCTGTCGGCCGTACGCGAGGCCGCCGACCGGGTGGTGACGGACCGCAGGGTCCCGCTGCTGGTCAAGATCGCCCCGGACCTGGCCGACGAGGACGTCGACGCGGTCGCGGACCTGGCCCTGGAGCTCGGCCTGGACGGCATCATCGCGACGAACACCACCATCGCCCGCGAGGGCCTCGGGCTGACGTCCTCGCCCGAGCTGGTCAAGGAGACCGGCGGCCTGTCCGGCGCCCCGGTCAAGGCGCGCTCCCTGGAGGTCCTGCGCCGCCTGTACGCCCGTGTGGGGGACCGGCTGGTCCTCGTCGGCGTCGGGGGCGTCGAGACCGCCGAGGACGCCTGGCAGCGGATCCTGGCCGGCGCGACGCTGGTGCAGGGCTACAGCGCCTTCATCTACGAGGGCCCGTTCTACGCCCGCGCCATCCACAAGGGCCTGGCGGCGCGCCTGGCCAACAGCCCGTACGCGACGCTCGCCGAAGCAGTGGGCGCCGAGACCCGAAAGGCCGCGAAGTGA
- a CDS encoding integration host factor, translated as MALPPLTPEQRAAALEKAAAARRERAEVKNRLKHSGASLQEVIKTGQENDVIGKMKVSALLESLPGVGKVRAKQIMERLGISESRRVRGLGSNQIASLEREFGTPAG; from the coding sequence GTGGCTCTTCCGCCCCTTACCCCTGAACAGCGCGCAGCCGCGCTCGAAAAGGCCGCCGCGGCTCGCCGGGAGCGGGCCGAGGTGAAGAATCGACTCAAGCACTCCGGCGCCTCCCTCCAGGAGGTCATCAAGACGGGCCAGGAGAACGACGTCATCGGCAAGATGAAGGTCTCCGCCCTGCTGGAGTCCCTGCCTGGCGTGGGCAAGGTGCGCGCCAAGCAGATCATGGAGCGCCTCGGCATCTCCGAGTCCCGGCGTGTCCGAGGTCTCGGTTCCAACCAGATCGCTTCTCTGGAGCGTGAGTTCGGCACCCCTGCCGGCTGA
- the gmk gene encoding guanylate kinase codes for MAAEVRPRLTVLSGPSGVGKSTVVAHMRKVHPEVWLSVSATTRKPRPGERHGVHYFFVNDDEFDKLIANGELLEWAEFAGNRYGTPRGAVLERLDNGEPVLLEIDLQGARLVRESMPDAQLVFLAPPSWDELVRRLTGRGTESAEVIERRLETAKIELAAESEFDTTLVNTSVEDVARELLALMNVV; via the coding sequence ATGGCAGCAGAGGTTCGTCCGCGGCTGACCGTGCTCTCCGGCCCTTCGGGGGTCGGCAAGAGCACGGTCGTCGCGCATATGCGCAAGGTCCACCCGGAGGTATGGCTCTCGGTGTCGGCCACCACCCGCAAGCCGCGGCCCGGTGAGCGACACGGAGTCCACTACTTCTTCGTCAACGACGACGAGTTCGACAAGCTGATCGCCAATGGCGAGCTGCTGGAGTGGGCCGAATTCGCGGGCAACCGCTACGGCACACCCCGCGGCGCGGTACTGGAACGCCTGGACAACGGCGAGCCGGTACTGCTGGAGATCGACCTCCAGGGCGCACGGCTCGTCCGCGAGTCCATGCCCGACGCCCAGCTGGTCTTCCTGGCCCCGCCGAGCTGGGACGAACTGGTCCGCCGGCTGACCGGCCGGGGCACCGAATCGGCCGAGGTCATCGAGCGCAGGCTCGAGACGGCGAAGATCGAACTCGCTGCCGAATCCGAGTTCGACACCACCCTCGTCAACACCTCCGTCGAGGACGTAGCCCGTGAGCTGCTAGCCTTGATGAACGTTGTCTGA
- a CDS encoding RsmB/NOP family class I SAM-dependent RNA methyltransferase yields the protein MSEQPRRRPAAGAGGKQAKPYRRPQKDPVRMLAFEVLRAVDERDAYANLVLPPLLRKARQAEGFEARDAALATELVYGTLRRQGTYDAVIKACIDRPLREVDPPVLDVLSLGAHQLLGTRIPTHAAVSASVELARVVLGDGRAKFVNAVLRKISAHDLDGWLERVAPPYEDDAEEHLAVYHSHPRWVVSALWDALGGGRAGIEDLLEADNERPEVTLVARPGRSTPEELLEAVGEESALPGRWSPYAVRMAEGGEPGALEAVRDGRAGVQDEGSQLVAMALAAVPVEGRDERWLDGCAGPGGKAALLAALAAQRGAFLLASEKQPHRARLVEHALAGNPGPYQVIAADGTRPPWLPGSFDRVLMDVPCSGLGALRRRPEARWRRRPEDLEGFAPLQRGLLREALSAVRVGGVVGYATCSPHLAETRVVVDDVLKGRGAAATPVSAELIDARPFMSGVPGLGDGPDVQLWPHLHGTDAMYLALLRRTA from the coding sequence GTGAGCGAACAGCCCCGTCGCCGACCCGCCGCCGGAGCGGGAGGCAAGCAGGCCAAGCCGTACCGCCGACCGCAGAAGGACCCCGTCCGGATGCTGGCCTTCGAGGTGCTGCGGGCGGTGGACGAGCGCGACGCCTACGCCAACCTCGTGCTGCCGCCGCTGCTGCGCAAGGCCCGCCAGGCGGAGGGCTTCGAGGCGCGGGACGCGGCGCTGGCCACCGAGCTGGTCTACGGGACGCTGCGCCGGCAGGGCACGTACGACGCGGTCATCAAGGCCTGCATCGACCGCCCGCTGCGGGAGGTCGACCCGCCCGTGCTGGACGTGCTCTCGCTCGGCGCGCACCAGCTGCTCGGGACGCGCATCCCCACGCACGCGGCCGTCTCCGCGAGCGTGGAGCTGGCCCGCGTGGTGCTCGGGGACGGGCGCGCGAAGTTCGTGAACGCCGTGCTGCGCAAGATCTCCGCGCACGACCTGGACGGCTGGCTGGAGCGGGTCGCGCCGCCGTACGAGGACGACGCCGAGGAGCACCTCGCGGTGTACCACTCGCACCCGCGGTGGGTTGTCAGCGCCCTGTGGGACGCGCTGGGCGGCGGGCGCGCCGGGATCGAGGACCTGCTGGAGGCCGACAACGAGCGGCCCGAGGTCACGCTGGTGGCGCGGCCGGGGCGGTCCACCCCCGAGGAGCTGCTGGAGGCGGTGGGCGAGGAGTCGGCGCTGCCCGGCCGCTGGTCCCCGTACGCGGTACGGATGGCCGAGGGCGGCGAGCCGGGCGCGCTGGAGGCCGTGCGCGACGGGCGCGCGGGTGTCCAGGACGAGGGCAGCCAGCTGGTGGCGATGGCCCTGGCGGCGGTGCCGGTCGAGGGCCGCGACGAGCGCTGGCTGGACGGCTGCGCGGGCCCCGGCGGCAAGGCGGCGCTGCTCGCGGCGCTGGCGGCGCAGCGCGGCGCGTTCCTGCTGGCCTCCGAGAAGCAGCCGCACCGGGCGCGCCTGGTGGAGCACGCGCTGGCGGGCAACCCCGGCCCGTACCAGGTCATCGCGGCGGACGGCACCCGGCCGCCGTGGCTGCCGGGCTCCTTCGACCGCGTCCTGATGGACGTCCCGTGCTCCGGCCTGGGCGCGCTGCGCCGCCGCCCCGAGGCCCGGTGGCGCCGCCGCCCGGAGGACCTGGAGGGCTTCGCGCCGCTCCAGCGCGGGCTGCTGCGGGAGGCGTTGTCGGCGGTGCGGGTGGGCGGCGTCGTCGGCTACGCGACCTGCTCGCCGCACCTGGCGGAGACGCGGGTGGTCGTGGACGACGTCCTGAAGGGCCGCGGCGCGGCCGCGACCCCGGTATCGGCCGAACTGATCGACGCCAGGCCGTTCATGTCGGGCGTCCCGGGCCTGGGCGACGGACCGGACGTCCAGCTGTGGCCGCACCTGCACGGCACGGACGCGATGTACCTGGCACTGCTGAGGCGCACGGCGTAG
- the pyrF gene encoding orotidine-5'-phosphate decarboxylase: MSTVTPFGTRLREAMDSRGPLCVGIDPHAALLAQWGLDDDVAGLERFSRTVVEALADSVAVFKPQAAFFERFGSRGVAVLEQTVADARSAGALVVMDAKRGDIGSTMAAYASAFLDPASPLFSDALTVSPYLGYGSLEPAVALARESGAGLFVLALTSNPEGAEVQRAVRSDGRSVGATMLAHLAEENKGAEPMGSFGAVVGATLGDLSSFDLDINGPLLAPGIGAQGATAADLPAVFGAAVRNVVPNVSRGVLKHGPDIAALRASAAAFADEIRAAVSA; this comes from the coding sequence GTGAGCACTGTGACCCCGTTCGGCACCCGCCTCCGCGAGGCGATGGACTCCCGCGGCCCGCTGTGCGTGGGCATCGACCCGCACGCGGCGCTGCTGGCGCAGTGGGGCCTGGACGACGACGTCGCGGGCCTGGAGCGGTTCTCCCGTACGGTCGTCGAGGCGCTGGCGGACTCGGTGGCGGTCTTCAAGCCGCAGGCGGCCTTCTTCGAGCGGTTCGGCTCGCGGGGTGTCGCGGTGCTGGAGCAGACGGTCGCGGACGCCCGTTCCGCGGGCGCGCTGGTCGTGATGGACGCGAAGCGGGGCGACATCGGCTCGACGATGGCGGCGTACGCCTCGGCCTTCCTGGATCCCGCCTCCCCGCTCTTCTCCGACGCGCTGACGGTGTCCCCGTACCTGGGCTACGGCTCGCTGGAGCCCGCGGTGGCGCTGGCGCGCGAGTCGGGGGCGGGGCTCTTCGTGCTGGCCCTGACCTCGAACCCGGAAGGGGCGGAGGTCCAGCGGGCGGTGCGGTCGGACGGCCGGTCGGTCGGGGCGACGATGCTGGCGCACCTGGCGGAGGAGAACAAGGGCGCCGAGCCCATGGGCTCCTTCGGGGCCGTGGTCGGCGCCACGCTGGGCGACCTGTCCTCCTTCGACCTGGACATCAACGGGCCGCTGCTGGCCCCCGGCATCGGCGCGCAGGGCGCGACGGCGGCCGACCTGCCGGCGGTCTTCGGCGCGGCCGTGCGCAACGTCGTCCCGAACGTGTCGCGGGGCGTTCTGAAGCACGGCCCGGACATCGCGGCCCTCCGTGCCAGCGCGGCCGCTTTCGCGGACGAAATCCGCGCGGCCGTCTCCGCTTAG
- the fmt gene encoding methionyl-tRNA formyltransferase, with translation MKLVFAGTPEVAVPALDALIASGRHEVAAVVTRPDAPAGRGRRLVASPVAERAEEAGIEVLKPVRPRDPEFQARLREIGPDCCPVVAYGALIPKSAIEIPRHGWVNLHFSLLPAWRGAAPVQHSIMAGDQVTGASTFQIEEGLDSGPVYGILTEEVRPTDTSGDLLTRLAFAGSGLLAATMDGIEDGTLRAVEQPVDGISLAPKITVEDARIDWTAPAMRADRVVRGCTPAPGAWTVFRGERLKLISVGLVPDRTDLAPGVLAPAKNNVYVGTGSHAVELLWVQPQGKKPMRGADWARGVRIAPGERVGGADVG, from the coding sequence GTGAAGCTCGTCTTCGCAGGCACCCCCGAGGTCGCCGTGCCCGCCCTGGACGCCCTCATCGCCTCCGGGCGGCACGAGGTCGCCGCCGTCGTCACCCGGCCCGACGCACCCGCCGGCCGCGGGCGCCGGCTCGTCGCCAGCCCGGTCGCCGAGCGCGCCGAGGAAGCCGGGATCGAGGTGCTCAAGCCCGTCCGGCCGCGCGACCCCGAGTTCCAGGCCCGGCTGCGCGAGATCGGCCCGGACTGCTGCCCGGTCGTCGCCTACGGGGCGCTGATCCCCAAGAGCGCCATCGAGATCCCCAGGCACGGGTGGGTCAACCTGCACTTCTCGCTGCTGCCCGCCTGGCGCGGTGCCGCGCCCGTACAGCACTCGATCATGGCGGGGGACCAGGTCACCGGCGCCTCCACCTTCCAGATCGAGGAGGGCCTGGACTCCGGCCCGGTCTACGGGATCCTGACCGAGGAGGTCCGGCCGACCGACACCAGCGGCGACCTGCTCACCCGGCTCGCCTTCGCCGGCTCCGGACTGCTGGCCGCCACCATGGACGGCATCGAGGACGGCACCCTGCGCGCCGTCGAGCAGCCCGTCGACGGGATCTCCCTCGCCCCCAAGATCACCGTGGAGGACGCCCGGATCGACTGGACCGCCCCGGCGATGCGCGCGGACCGCGTCGTGCGCGGCTGCACGCCGGCGCCGGGCGCGTGGACCGTCTTCCGCGGGGAGCGCCTCAAGCTGATCTCGGTGGGCCTGGTGCCGGACCGCACCGACCTCGCGCCGGGTGTGCTGGCCCCGGCCAAGAACAACGTCTACGTCGGAACCGGCTCGCACGCCGTGGAACTGCTGTGGGTCCAGCCCCAGGGCAAGAAGCCGATGCGGGGCGCCGACTGGGCCCGAGGGGTGCGGATCGCTCCCGGCGAGCGCGTCGGCGGGGCCGACGTAGGCTGA
- the rpoZ gene encoding DNA-directed RNA polymerase subunit omega, which yields MSSSITAPEGIINPPIDELLEATDSKYSLVIYAAKRARQINAYYSQLGEGLLEYVGPLVDTHVHEKPLSIALREINAGLLTSEAIEAPAQ from the coding sequence GTGTCCTCTTCCATTACTGCGCCCGAGGGCATCATCAACCCGCCGATCGACGAGCTGCTCGAGGCCACGGACTCGAAGTACAGCCTCGTGATCTACGCGGCCAAGCGCGCGCGTCAGATCAACGCGTACTACTCGCAGCTCGGTGAGGGCCTGCTCGAGTACGTCGGCCCGCTGGTGGACACCCACGTCCACGAGAAGCCGCTTTCGATCGCGCTGCGCGAGATCAACGCGGGTCTGCTGACCTCCGAGGCCATCGAGGCCCCGGCTCAGTAA
- the coaBC gene encoding bifunctional phosphopantothenoylcysteine decarboxylase/phosphopantothenate--cysteine ligase CoaBC, with translation MGKPKVVLGVSGGIAAYKACELLRRLTESGHEVRVVPTAASLNFVGEATWAALSGNPASTEVWETVHEVPHVRIGQSADLVVVAPATADMLAKAAHGLADDLLTNTLLTARCPVVFAPAMHTEMWEHPATQENVATLRRRGAVVIEPAVGRLTGKDTGKGRLPDPEEIFEVCRAVLARGVAEPDLAGRHVVISAGGTREPLDPVRFLGNRSSGKQGYALARTAVARGARVTLVAANTALADPAGVDVVRVGTAVQLREAVLKAAADADVVVMAAAVADFRPAEYAGGKIKKKDGQEPAPVALVRNPDVLAEVSADRARVGQVVVGFAAETDDVLANGRAKLRRKGCDLLVVNEVGESKTFGSEENEAVILASDGSETPVPHGPKEALADVVWDQVAARLPARRA, from the coding sequence GTGGGTAAGCCGAAGGTTGTGCTGGGGGTGAGCGGCGGAATCGCCGCCTACAAGGCGTGCGAGCTGCTGCGCCGGCTGACCGAGTCCGGGCACGAGGTACGGGTGGTGCCCACGGCGGCCTCCCTGAACTTCGTCGGCGAGGCCACCTGGGCCGCGCTGTCCGGGAACCCCGCCTCCACCGAGGTGTGGGAGACCGTCCACGAGGTGCCGCACGTGCGCATCGGACAGTCCGCCGACCTCGTCGTGGTCGCCCCGGCCACCGCCGACATGCTGGCCAAGGCCGCCCACGGGCTGGCCGACGACCTGCTCACGAACACCCTGCTCACGGCCCGCTGCCCGGTGGTCTTCGCCCCCGCCATGCACACCGAGATGTGGGAGCACCCGGCCACCCAGGAGAACGTCGCCACGCTGCGGCGGCGCGGGGCCGTCGTCATCGAGCCCGCCGTGGGCCGGCTGACCGGCAAGGACACCGGCAAGGGCCGGCTGCCCGACCCCGAGGAGATCTTCGAGGTGTGCCGGGCCGTCCTGGCGCGCGGGGTGGCCGAGCCGGACCTCGCCGGACGGCACGTGGTGATCAGCGCGGGCGGCACCCGCGAACCCCTGGACCCGGTCCGTTTCCTCGGCAACCGCTCCTCCGGCAAGCAGGGCTACGCCCTCGCCCGCACCGCCGTCGCGCGCGGCGCCCGGGTCACCCTCGTCGCGGCCAACACCGCGCTGGCCGACCCGGCCGGGGTGGACGTCGTACGCGTGGGGACGGCCGTCCAGCTGCGCGAGGCGGTCCTCAAGGCGGCCGCGGACGCCGACGTCGTGGTGATGGCCGCGGCCGTGGCCGATTTCCGGCCCGCCGAGTACGCGGGCGGGAAGATCAAGAAGAAGGACGGGCAGGAGCCCGCGCCGGTCGCCCTCGTGCGCAACCCCGACGTCCTCGCGGAGGTCTCGGCCGACCGGGCCCGGGTGGGGCAGGTCGTCGTGGGATTCGCCGCCGAGACCGACGACGTCCTCGCCAACGGCCGTGCCAAGCTCCGGCGCAAGGGATGCGACCTCCTGGTCGTGAATGAGGTCGGCGAGAGCAAGACCTTCGGTTCGGAGGAGAACGAGGCCGTGATCCTGGCCTCGGACGGATCCGAGACGCCCGTCCCCCACGGTCCGAAGGAAGCCCTCGCCGACGTGGTGTGGGATCAGGTCGCGGCGCGCCTTCCGGCGCGACGCGCCTGA
- the metK gene encoding methionine adenosyltransferase, protein MSRRLFTSESVTEGHPDKIADQISDTILDALLTEDPTSRVAVETLITTGLVHIAGEVTTKAYAPIAQLVRDKILEIGYDSSKKGFDGASCGVSVSIGAQSPDIAQGVDTAYEKRVEGDEDELDKQGAGDQGLMFGYACDETPELMPLPIHLAHRLSKRLSEVRKNGTIPYLRPDGKTQVTIEYDGDKAVRLDTVVVSSQHASDIDLDSLLAPDIREFVVEHVLAQLVEDGIKLDTEGYRLLVNPTGRFEIGGPMGDAGLTGRKIIIDTYGGMARHGGGAFSGKDPSKVDRSAAYAMRWVAKNVVAAGLASRCEVQVAYAIGKAEPVGLFVETFGTAKVDTQKIEDAIGEVFDLRPAAIIRDLDLLRPIYAQTAAYGHFGRELPDFTWERTDRVDALRAAAGL, encoded by the coding sequence GTGTCCCGTCGTCTGTTCACCTCGGAGTCCGTCACCGAGGGCCACCCTGACAAGATCGCTGACCAGATCAGCGACACGATCCTCGACGCGCTCCTCACCGAGGACCCGACCTCCCGCGTCGCCGTCGAGACCCTCATCACGACCGGTCTCGTGCACATCGCCGGCGAGGTGACGACGAAGGCGTACGCGCCGATCGCGCAGCTCGTCCGCGACAAGATCCTCGAGATCGGTTACGACTCCTCGAAGAAGGGCTTCGACGGCGCCTCCTGTGGCGTCTCGGTGTCCATCGGTGCGCAGTCCCCGGACATCGCGCAGGGTGTCGACACCGCCTACGAGAAGCGTGTCGAGGGCGACGAGGACGAGCTGGACAAGCAGGGTGCCGGCGACCAGGGCCTGATGTTCGGCTACGCCTGCGACGAGACCCCCGAGCTGATGCCGCTGCCGATCCACCTGGCGCACCGGCTCTCCAAGCGGCTGTCCGAGGTCCGCAAGAACGGGACCATCCCGTACCTGCGCCCCGACGGCAAGACCCAGGTCACCATCGAGTACGACGGGGACAAGGCCGTCCGCCTGGACACCGTGGTCGTCTCCTCGCAGCACGCCTCGGACATCGACCTGGACTCGCTGCTCGCTCCCGACATCCGCGAGTTCGTGGTCGAGCACGTGCTGGCCCAGCTCGTCGAGGACGGCATCAAGCTGGACACCGAGGGCTACCGGCTGCTGGTGAACCCGACCGGCCGCTTCGAGATCGGCGGCCCGATGGGCGATGCCGGCCTGACCGGCCGCAAGATCATCATCGACACGTACGGCGGCATGGCCCGCCACGGCGGCGGGGCCTTCTCCGGCAAGGACCCGTCCAAGGTCGACCGCTCCGCCGCCTACGCCATGCGCTGGGTGGCCAAGAACGTGGTCGCCGCCGGTCTCGCCTCGCGCTGCGAGGTCCAGGTCGCGTACGCGATCGGCAAGGCCGAGCCCGTCGGCCTGTTCGTCGAGACCTTCGGCACCGCCAAGGTCGACACGCAGAAGATCGAGGACGCCATCGGCGAGGTCTTCGACCTCCGCCCGGCCGCGATCATCCGCGACCTCGACCTGCTGCGCCCGATCTACGCCCAGACCGCCGCCTACGGCCACTTCGGCCGAGAGCTGCCGGACTTCACCTGGGAGCGCACCGACCGCGTCGACGCGCTGCGCGCGGCCGCCGGTCTCTGA